Genomic segment of Streptomyces sp. NA02950:
GAGCCATGGCGCGGGCGTACTTCTCGCGTTCTCGGACGATGTCTCCGTCGACCTCAGCCCATTCGTCGTCGTGCCGGAGAAAGATGCGAAGGTTCTCGATCATGTTGTCGGAGTCGTAGCGCTGGCTGTTCTCCCAGCCGAACTCGAGTTCTGCGTGCACTTCGGGATGCATGGCGGCCTGGACGTCGCGTCCGGACAGGTAGGAGGTCAGTGACTGCCCGAGGATCATCACGGCGGCGTAGTCGCGCGTGTTGCGGGTGGCACGACCGGACCCCTGCAGAATCCGGGCCCGAATGCGCTCTTGGAGTACCTCTACCGCGCCGAGAGATTCGTGGAGGAACCGCTCCTGCAGGTCACCACGTGCGGGGAGACCATCGAGGATAACCAGGCGGCAGTCCTCGTCGGGGAGGTCGATCCCGTCGTACCGGTTGGTCAAGACGAGTGCCGCGCTCGGGCGGGACGTGAACGCGGTCAGGTCGTCCTCGACGTCATCGGTTTCAAGGACGGGACATCCCTCGGGGACCATGGAGTCGACGAACGAGCTGTAGGTGCGTGTGTCGGGGGTCAGGACGATGGCGCGCCCTGCTTCGGTGATTGCGCTGGAGACGACGGAGGGAAGGCGATCGGGGGCCGCAGCCAGGTCTGTAGCCAACTCCGGGAAGATGAAGAAGCGGCGGCCGGTTCCCTGCTTCTCCCAGCCGTCGGGGACCGGAATACGCTCGATCTTCTTGCGACCGAACGCGCGTTCAAGCTCGCCGCCGGCACCCAAGGTGGCGCTCATGTAGATGCGGCGTGCGGGATCACTGAAGGGCGCATGCTGCGCGGCCGGCGGGATGAAGGGGCGGATCACGATCTGTCGATGCGCGACGTAGATCAAGCAGCGGTCCACATGCCCCTGGAGGCACTTCCAGACATGGCGTGCCTCTTCCGCTCGCCTCCCTCCCAACTTGCCGCCGTTGACAGCCGAGCCAATCACCTCTTCGAGCTGTGCTGCTCGGTTGGCGACTCCCACAGGCGAGGCGAGAAACACGTATGACCAGTACGTGCTGTCGGCATCTCTTCTCTTCAGCCGTGGGACGACGAGGGGATCGAGCGTCGGTTCGAGCGCGGACAGCAGATCCAGGTAGGCGCTCTCATCCTTACGACTGATCGTGAGACGCCACGGCTTGGCCACGTATCCCTCGGCGGCGTGTGCGTCATCCAGTACCAGCAGGTCGGCGTTCCCAAGCGCTGGGTTGGAGTTGAAAACGTGGCTGTAGACGCTGACCGCGACTGCTTCGGCTGCTTCGTACCGCGCACGATCAGCGGGGTTCCATGATGTGACGCGATCGATGAGCAAGGCGTTCGGGATGCCGTACTCGTCGAACGCGGTAGCGGTCTGCTGGGCCAGTTGCCGAGTCGGACACAGGTAGACGGTCCGGTCATGGGAGGTGCGCCGACGGAACTCTGCAATCAGGCCACCGACGAGGGTCTTGCCAGCGCCGGTGGGAAGCTCGATGGCCACGTCCGATGACCCGGATTTGCCCTGGTGCCAGGAACGCAGCACGTCCTGCTGATGCCCCCATACAGCCGCGGGTCCGCGGTTGGTCACCGCGAGCATCCGGTACAGATGCAACGGATCATCGGGCAGGCTGGAATCGGTGGACTTGCGTGTGAACGCCACGTGCGGCTCCGTCCCGAGCCGAGCCACTGCCGACTCAGCCTCATTCCCTAGATCAACACAATCTTCAGCCTATTACTCCGCAGACAGCCAGTTGGCAAACGGCCTTACACACGTGGGACTTCCGAGCGGGATGTGGAGAAAGGGCACGGGGCAGCCTGCCGGCATGCAGTCCTTCCGGGTCCAGCGTGACCCGGTCCGGCCCGGCGTCATCGCCGGACCGTCGCGGGCTATCCAGAGGGGGGATAGCTTCGATGAACGGTCGAGTCAGGACGCCAGCCGAGAAGGTGCTCTCGAACAGGGGTGACCGGTGCAGAGCCTATGTGGACGCTAAACGGGGTTGAGCGTCGCTTACACCATGTAGGACACGGTGTTAATTCACGGAGTCGCCTAAACCCCGGGGCCGCCGCCGCGCCACTCGATCAGCTCGGGGTCGTCGAGCCGGATGTCCTCGGCCCCGGCCCGGCGCAGAACTCCCGGAGATCACGCTCGTTCCGGGCGAGTCCAGCGATCTCGCCCCGGATCGTCACCCGCCGCCCGCCAGTCGGAGACTGAACCGCCCCGGGTTCGGTAGAGATCTCAGATTGTGGTTGTGACCTGGGGTTTCGTGAGTTCGGTGTAGTAGTTGGCTTCGTATTCGACGGGCGGGACGTGGCCTATCTCACCGTGGAGTCTTCGGTGGTTGTACCAGTCGACCCACTCGGCGGTGGCCAACTCGACCTGGGAGAGCGTCTTCCATGGCCGCTGGGGCTTGATCAACTCGGTCTTGAACAGGCCGATCGTGGACTCCATCAGGGCGTTGTCGTACGCATCACCGACGGATCCGATGCTCGCCGCGATGCCGGCGGCGTCCAGGTGCTCGGCGAGCTTGAACGATGTGTATTGCGACCCGGCATCCGAGTGATGGATCAACTCTCCTGGCTGAACGTACTGTTGGTCGCGATCGCGTTGCCAGATGGCCATCTCCAGGGCGTCCAGGACGAAGACGGTCTCCTTCACGGTGGCCGCGGACCAGCCGACGATCCGGCGGGAGAAGGTGTCCACGACGAACGCGACATAGACGGTCGCGGACCACGTCTTCACATGGGTGAAGTCCGCCACCCAGCACCGGTTCGGAGCGGCAGCGACGAAGTCGCGGTCCACCAGATCGGGGACCCGCTGGACCTGTCCGCCGGGGATCGTGGTGATGACGCGCTTGCCGCGCACCGCGCCCTGGATACCGAGCTCGCGCATCAGGCGCTCGACAGTACAGCGGGCCACCGCATGTCCCTGCCGGTTCAGCTCGCGCCAGATCTTCCGGGCCCCGTAGACACGGTAGTTGGACGTATAGACGTCCTGGATCCGCTCCTTGAGTGCCTCGTCGCGCACGGAACGGGCGGAGGGCGTTTGGAGGCGTTTCTTGTGGGCGTAGTACGTGGAAGGGGCGATCTTGCAGTCGTGTGCGGTGAGCGTCCTGCAGATCGGCTCGACCCCGCCGAAGCGGTCCCGGTACTCGTCGATGAACGCTACGAGCGCGTGTGTGGCCGGTCGAGCTCGGCCGCGAAGAAACTCGCCGCGGCCTTCAGAATCTCGTTCGCCCGCTTCAGCTCAGCGTTCTCCTTCTTCAGCGCCTTGAGCTGGGCGGACTCCTCCGTCGTCGTCCCCGGACGCTGCCCCGCGTCGATCTCTTGCTGCTTCATCCAGTTCCGCAGAGTCTCGCGGGAACCGATACCGAGCTTGTCCGCGACCGCCTGCAAGGCGGCCGTCTCGTTCGGGTAGTCGTCGCGCACTTCGGCGACCATGCGCACCGCGCGACGGCGCAGCTCAAGCGGGTAACGGGAGGGTCGTGCCATGACTCAATCCTTTCACGGAATCGAGTCCCTACCTGACACGGGGCGGTTCAGAAGGACAAGCGGGGAGCGACTGGATCGCAGCTCCGGGCAAGGTCCGATCGCTCGAAGGACGGTATGGAATCATCCGGGGCCAAGCTCTCAATGCGGAGGACTCAGTGAAGCTCATCGAAGAACTGGCGGGGAACCTATGACCATCGAGCAGGCCACGATGCACGCCTGTGACGACCTCATCTGGGTCAAGAGCAGCTACAGCGGCAGTAACGGCGGGCAGTGCGTTGAGATCGCAGCCCGAGCCAACGGCATCCGTGTACGGGACTCAAAGGACATCGGCGGACCAAACCTCACCGTGTCGCCACAAGGATGGGCGGCGTTCATCGCCTTTGCCATCCGAGCGTGTCTGAAAGATCGTGTAAGTCCGTGATGTGACAGGCTGGCCGAGGCCCGGCCTCGGGCCTTGGCCAGCCGGGACGGACAGAACATGACGGACAACGACACCCCGACCGCCGCATCGGTCGAGGACAAGCTGGTGAACGAGGTCGTCGAGCGGCTGATGGACCGCGCCGACGCATCAGGAGCTGCCCTGCTGGGCGAGGGCGGGCTTTTGACCGAGGTCACCCGTGCGGTTCTGGAGCGGGCTCTGGATGCCGAAATGAGCGAGCACCTCGGCTATGAGAAACACGATCCGGCCGGCCGGGGGTCGGGCAACAGCCGCAATGGGACCTCGCCGAAGACCGTGCTGACCGATGCGGGTGCGGTCACGGTGGCCGTTCCGCGAGACCGCAACGGCTCCTTCACGCCGAGGCTGGTACCCAAGCACGCCAGGCGGCTGGCCGGGTTCAACGAGCAGATCCTGTCGCTGTACGCCCGCGGCATGAGCGTGCGCGACATCCGCTCCCACTTGGCCGCCATGTACGACGTGGAGGTTTCACCGGACCTGATCAGCAAGGTCACCGATGCTGTCGCCGACGAACTGGCCACCTGGCAGAACCGGCCGCTGGACGCGATCTGGCCGATCATCTACATCGACGCCCTATGGATCAAGATCCGCTCCGGATCAGTGGTCTCCAAGCCGGTCTACCTCGCCGTCGGCGTCGACATGGACGGCCGCAAAGACGTCCTGGGCCTATGGGTCGGCGACGGAGGCGAAGGCGCTACGACATGGATGACCGTGCTCACCGAACTGCGCAACCGCGGCGTGGAGGACGTGTGCATCGTCGCCTGCGACGGCCTGAAAGGCCTCCCGGAGGCGGTCACCGCGACCTGGCCCAGAACCACGGTGCAAACGTGCGTGATCCATCTGATCCGAGCCTCGCTGCGACTCTCCTCCAGCCGTGACCACCCCAAGCTCGTCCCCGCGCTCAAAGCGATCTACACGGCGCCGACCGAACAGGCCGCCGAACAGGCGCTGGAGGAGTTCACCGCCTCGGAACTGGGCCAACGCTATCCGGCAGTCGTGCGGATTTGGCAGGCCGCCTGGAGCGAGTTCACCCCCTACCTGGCGTTCCCACCGGAGATAAGGAAGGTCGTCTACTCGACGAACCTGATCGAGTCGATCAACGCCCGGCTGCGGAAGACCACCCGCAACCGCGGCCATTTCCCCTCCGAGCAGGCCGCACTGAAGGTGCTCTACCTCGCAGTGCGCGAGCTGATCACCCCCAAGGCCAGCGA
This window contains:
- a CDS encoding DEAD/DEAH box helicase, giving the protein MAFTRKSTDSSLPDDPLHLYRMLAVTNRGPAAVWGHQQDVLRSWHQGKSGSSDVAIELPTGAGKTLVGGLIAEFRRRTSHDRTVYLCPTRQLAQQTATAFDEYGIPNALLIDRVTSWNPADRARYEAAEAVAVSVYSHVFNSNPALGNADLLVLDDAHAAEGYVAKPWRLTISRKDESAYLDLLSALEPTLDPLVVPRLKRRDADSTYWSYVFLASPVGVANRAAQLEEVIGSAVNGGKLGGRRAEEARHVWKCLQGHVDRCLIYVAHRQIVIRPFIPPAAQHAPFSDPARRIYMSATLGAGGELERAFGRKKIERIPVPDGWEKQGTGRRFFIFPELATDLAAAPDRLPSVVSSAITEAGRAIVLTPDTRTYSSFVDSMVPEGCPVLETDDVEDDLTAFTSRPSAALVLTNRYDGIDLPDEDCRLVILDGLPARGDLQERFLHESLGAVEVLQERIRARILQGSGRATRNTRDYAAVMILGQSLTSYLSGRDVQAAMHPEVHAELEFGWENSQRYDSDNMIENLRIFLRHDDEWAEVDGDIVREREKYARAMAPSTRELQRSVPHEVDAWHAIWNNQWDWALTSIRSVLDQLQGERTPRRYAAFWSYLGFSITQRLAQQTGEESYLAAGADYFRSAQRMSTGTSWLSHLASPSDKAIAPAAPQLDELDEAALRSIGIQQLAKGTAFDEAVATTRAGLMGTEYRAYEAALVTLGQLAGASDSYGNDDDEDPAAPDTVWIFNDARWVTWEAKSEAQPKGSIGPNDVRQAGSHLRTTETKQSISAPSDSVALLMSPKPAIMPEARALAEERLYLVHPQRVLDVFDRLVRAWRTARGRVISSLTLVELAEIFRTEKALPSQWLPLLRSTPIRQQE
- a CDS encoding IS256 family transposase, whose protein sequence is MTDNDTPTAASVEDKLVNEVVERLMDRADASGAALLGEGGLLTEVTRAVLERALDAEMSEHLGYEKHDPAGRGSGNSRNGTSPKTVLTDAGAVTVAVPRDRNGSFTPRLVPKHARRLAGFNEQILSLYARGMSVRDIRSHLAAMYDVEVSPDLISKVTDAVADELATWQNRPLDAIWPIIYIDALWIKIRSGSVVSKPVYLAVGVDMDGRKDVLGLWVGDGGEGATTWMTVLTELRNRGVEDVCIVACDGLKGLPEAVTATWPRTTVQTCVIHLIRASLRLSSSRDHPKLVPALKAIYTAPTEQAAEQALEEFTASELGQRYPAVVRIWQAAWSEFTPYLAFPPEIRKVVYSTNLIESINARLRKTTRNRGHFPSEQAALKVLYLAVRELITPKASDINHVAAHWKKALNQFSLFFEDRLNTT
- a CDS encoding DUF397 domain-containing protein yields the protein MTIEQATMHACDDLIWVKSSYSGSNGGQCVEIAARANGIRVRDSKDIGGPNLTVSPQGWAAFIAFAIRACLKDRVSP
- a CDS encoding IS3 family transposase (programmed frameshift); its protein translation is MARPSRYPLELRRRAVRMVAEVRDDYPNETAALQAVADKLGIGSRETLRNWMKQQEIDAGQRPGTTTEESAQLKALKKENAELKRANEILKAAAKFLRGRARPATHALVAFIDEYRDRFGGVEPICRTLTAHDCKIAPSTYYAHKKRLQTPSARSVRDEALKERIQDVYTSNYRVYGARKIWRELNRQGHAVARCTVERLMRELGIQGAVRGKRVITTIPGGQVQRVPDLVDRDFVAAAPNRCWVADFTHVKTWSATVYVAFVVDTFSRRIVGWSAATVKETVFVLDALEMAIWQRDRDQQYVQPGELIHHSDAGSQYTSFKLAEHLDAAGIAASIGSVGDAYDNALMESTIGLFKTELIKPQRPWKTLSQVELATAEWVDWYNHRRLHGEIGHVPPVEYEANYYTELTKPQVTTTI